Proteins encoded within one genomic window of Halorussus salilacus:
- a CDS encoding DUF7472 family protein: MNIERETLRDIAVSVGAVGLFVALLYWVGTNYSNDGLSETGAIAVVAVIVFFVLLMTGIGVWMAYQE, encoded by the coding sequence ATGAACATCGAGCGGGAGACGTTGCGCGACATCGCCGTCTCCGTGGGCGCGGTCGGGCTGTTCGTCGCCTTGCTGTACTGGGTCGGAACGAACTACAGCAACGACGGACTCTCGGAGACCGGCGCGATAGCCGTCGTGGCCGTCATCGTCTTCTTCGTGTTGCTCATGACGGGAATCGGCGTCTGGATGGCGTATCAGGAGTAG
- a CDS encoding DNA primase large subunit PriL → MDPFHANYPFLDSSREAVREADIGLAEIITADRGGETRHPAVERGVQRVERALLDGTIDVPDDGSHPGVQAELLSYPVARVLVSVLDVPGAVDKYASAEARTAYQRFTDDFELLDGDQRRPDDGKVPLRYFLSEFDLSSRVTPRGSGFSIAVSAYLTLSSEFESETWRLVNRELADGAVTVTRDELHELLREAVRERVAEGLPTRVPDEIREGLTDEMAELEDAFSEVEFSRDIDVLAPGQFPPCVADLLERARDGEALPARAEFALVSFLASIGADPDEMVALRGVDDPEEATALRYRADRVGDDAGAQYAPPSCATMQAYGECPVADETAPIADPRCETISHPLSYYEEALAEADGVDDWRE, encoded by the coding sequence ATGGACCCGTTTCACGCGAACTACCCGTTTCTCGACTCCTCCCGAGAGGCGGTCCGCGAGGCCGACATCGGCCTCGCGGAGATTATAACCGCAGACCGAGGCGGGGAAACTCGCCACCCGGCGGTCGAACGGGGTGTCCAGCGGGTCGAGCGTGCGCTTCTCGACGGGACTATCGACGTTCCGGACGACGGCTCCCATCCGGGCGTGCAGGCCGAACTCCTCTCCTACCCCGTGGCGCGAGTCCTCGTTTCGGTTCTCGACGTGCCGGGCGCGGTGGACAAGTACGCGTCTGCGGAGGCCCGAACGGCCTACCAGCGGTTCACCGACGACTTCGAGCTACTGGACGGCGACCAGCGCAGACCCGACGACGGGAAGGTCCCGCTCCGGTACTTCCTGAGCGAGTTCGACCTGTCGAGTCGAGTCACCCCGAGAGGGTCGGGGTTCTCGATAGCGGTGTCTGCGTATCTAACGCTCTCCTCGGAGTTCGAGAGCGAAACGTGGCGACTCGTCAACAGAGAACTGGCCGACGGAGCGGTCACGGTGACGCGAGACGAACTCCACGAACTCCTCCGGGAGGCGGTCCGCGAGCGCGTCGCCGAGGGGTTGCCGACCCGCGTTCCCGACGAGATTCGCGAGGGACTGACCGACGAGATGGCCGAACTGGAGGACGCCTTCTCGGAGGTCGAGTTCTCGCGGGACATCGACGTGCTCGCGCCCGGGCAGTTCCCCCCGTGCGTGGCCGACCTGCTCGAACGCGCCCGGGACGGCGAGGCCCTCCCGGCCCGCGCGGAGTTCGCGCTCGTCTCCTTCCTGGCGAGTATCGGGGCTGACCCCGACGAGATGGTGGCGCTCCGGGGCGTCGACGACCCCGAGGAGGCCACGGCACTCCGGTACCGGGCCGACCGCGTCGGGGACGACGCCGGGGCCCAGTACGCTCCGCCCTCCTGTGCGACGATGCAGGCCTACGGCGAGTGCCCGGTGGCAGACGAGACCGCCCCGATAGCCGACCCGCGGTGCGAGACCATCTCGCACCCGCTGTCGTACTACGAGGAGGCGCTGGCCGAGGCCGATGGAGTCGACGACTGGCGAGAGTAG
- a CDS encoding nuclear transport factor 2 family protein yields the protein MSEATALAYYDAIDAGDYEGFADLLAPGVVHDRPDRTIEGRETLVEFMRDGRPNTGTSHEVREVFGDGAVSTDGDTDDESDRAAGPETGGAVAVEGRLFDSDGSELFGFVDAFAFEDGKIAEIRTYTR from the coding sequence ATGAGCGAAGCCACCGCGCTGGCCTACTACGACGCCATCGACGCGGGCGACTACGAGGGATTCGCCGACCTGCTCGCGCCCGGAGTCGTCCACGACCGGCCCGACCGGACCATCGAGGGCCGCGAGACGCTGGTCGAGTTCATGCGCGACGGCCGACCGAACACGGGGACATCGCACGAGGTCCGGGAGGTGTTCGGAGACGGAGCGGTATCCACGGACGGAGACACCGACGACGAGAGCGACCGCGCCGCCGGTCCGGAGACCGGCGGCGCGGTCGCCGTGGAGGGTCGCCTGTTCGATTCGGATGGAAGCGAGCTGTTCGGCTTCGTGGACGCCTTCGCGTTCGAGGACGGGAAAATTGCGGAGATTCGGACCTACACACGATAA
- the serS gene encoding serine--tRNA ligase produces MLDRNYIRENPDEVRAALEQKGVTDVDFDEILEMDEEWRELKARGDELRHERNQVSDRIGELKQAGDHEEAEEAIETSQELKAEIEEVEERADELEAELDERLLELPQIPHEEVPVGDSEDDNVERRREGFDDLRELPDEVTPHYDLGEELDIIDEARAAKTTGSGFYFLKGEGAQLEYALLQFMLDLHREQGYVDLFPPIPVNSRSMEGTGQFPKFVEDAYRLGGSNDEPYGDEDLWLCPTAEVPVTNMYRDDILLKDDLPIKHQAYTPNFRREAGEHGTETRGIVRVHQFNKVEMVNFVEPDESYEAFDRLLDEAEEVLRRLDLPYRILEMCTADLGFTQAKKYDIEVWAPGDDMDDGPEEGGRWLEVSSVSNFEDFQARRAGLRYRPERHESTEYLHTLNGSGLALPRVMVAILEYYQNDDGTVTVPEALRPYMGGTEVIEGHEKVGESALGAGERD; encoded by the coding sequence ATGCTAGACCGGAACTACATCCGCGAGAACCCCGACGAGGTCCGGGCCGCGCTCGAACAGAAGGGCGTGACCGACGTGGACTTCGACGAGATTCTGGAGATGGACGAGGAGTGGCGCGAGCTCAAGGCCCGCGGCGACGAACTTCGCCACGAGCGAAATCAGGTCAGCGACCGCATCGGCGAACTCAAGCAGGCCGGAGACCACGAGGAGGCCGAGGAGGCTATCGAGACCTCCCAGGAACTCAAGGCCGAAATCGAGGAGGTCGAGGAGCGCGCCGACGAACTGGAGGCCGAACTCGACGAGCGCCTGCTCGAACTCCCCCAGATTCCCCACGAGGAGGTGCCGGTCGGCGACAGCGAGGACGACAACGTCGAGCGCCGACGCGAGGGGTTCGACGACCTCCGAGAGCTTCCCGACGAGGTGACGCCACACTACGACCTCGGCGAGGAGTTGGACATCATCGACGAGGCGCGGGCGGCCAAGACGACCGGGAGCGGCTTCTACTTCCTGAAGGGTGAGGGCGCGCAGTTGGAGTACGCCCTCCTCCAGTTCATGCTCGACCTCCACCGCGAGCAGGGGTACGTCGACCTGTTCCCGCCGATTCCGGTCAACAGCAGGTCGATGGAGGGGACCGGCCAGTTCCCGAAGTTCGTCGAGGACGCCTACCGACTCGGTGGGTCGAACGACGAGCCGTACGGCGACGAGGACCTCTGGCTCTGCCCGACCGCGGAGGTACCGGTCACCAACATGTACCGCGACGACATCCTGCTCAAGGACGATCTCCCCATCAAGCATCAGGCCTACACGCCGAACTTCCGGCGGGAGGCGGGCGAACACGGCACCGAGACCCGCGGAATCGTCCGGGTCCACCAGTTCAACAAGGTCGAGATGGTCAACTTCGTGGAACCCGACGAGAGCTACGAGGCCTTCGACCGCCTGCTCGACGAGGCCGAGGAGGTCCTGCGCCGCCTCGACCTCCCCTACCGGATTCTGGAGATGTGTACCGCCGACCTCGGGTTCACGCAGGCCAAGAAGTACGACATCGAGGTGTGGGCACCGGGCGACGACATGGACGACGGTCCCGAGGAGGGCGGGCGGTGGCTCGAAGTCTCGTCGGTCTCGAACTTCGAGGACTTCCAGGCCCGGCGCGCGGGCCTGCGCTACCGGCCCGAGCGCCACGAGTCGACCGAGTACCTCCACACCCTCAACGGGTCGGGCCTCGCCCTGCCCCGCGTGATGGTCGCCATCCTCGAATACTACCAGAACGACGACGGCACTGTCACGGTGCCCGAGGCCCTGCGGCCCTACATGGGCGGCACGGAGGTCATCGAGGGCCACGAGAAGGTCGGTGAGAGCGCGCTCGGCGCGGGCGAGCGGGACTAG
- a CDS encoding UPF0175 family protein has product MSQKHVTTRVSEDLYEKIERIREEEQTDRSTAIKRLLERGVGDWQVETAVQRYRDGDVSVGRAAELADLSVWRFLDVLEERGVEMNYDETDLEADIAAVRDDE; this is encoded by the coding sequence ATGAGTCAGAAGCACGTGACCACCCGCGTCTCCGAGGACCTGTACGAGAAGATAGAGCGTATCCGCGAGGAGGAACAGACCGACCGCTCGACGGCTATCAAGCGACTGCTCGAACGCGGCGTCGGCGATTGGCAGGTCGAGACTGCCGTCCAGCGGTACCGAGACGGGGACGTTTCCGTCGGCCGCGCGGCGGAGTTGGCCGACCTCTCGGTGTGGCGTTTTCTCGACGTTCTGGAGGAACGAGGCGTCGAGATGAACTACGACGAGACGGACCTCGAAGCCGACATCGCGGCGGTACGCGACGATGAGTGA
- a CDS encoding MBL fold metallo-hydrolase produces MTRGDLREVTTGSCSDLYYLDTGMYDTDEYGAVYVYDAARPAIVETGIGTHHDLILDALDELSISREDVAVIAPTHVHLDHAGGAGFLAEACPNAEVMVHEIGARHLVDPSRLVEGTKRAVGDQWEFYVEPEPVPEERVVELQAGDEINLGDHHLEVYHAPGHAPHQVVYYDRDDDALFTGDAAGIWVPERGEIFETSPPPNFDLEECLADLETVRDLHPEALLYTHFGPREYEVGAMDEYADVLTEWVERVEEKDEELGDRDAVVEFFADQTDMADVWGERKAREEAKLNVRGVLTYLRNRDGE; encoded by the coding sequence ATGACGAGAGGCGACCTCCGCGAAGTGACGACCGGCAGTTGCTCGGACCTCTACTACCTCGACACCGGGATGTACGACACCGACGAGTACGGCGCGGTCTACGTCTACGACGCCGCCCGGCCCGCCATCGTCGAGACCGGAATCGGCACCCACCACGACCTGATTCTGGACGCGCTCGACGAACTCTCCATCTCTCGGGAGGACGTGGCGGTCATCGCGCCGACCCACGTCCACCTCGACCACGCGGGCGGGGCAGGCTTCCTCGCGGAAGCCTGCCCCAACGCCGAGGTGATGGTCCACGAGATCGGCGCGCGTCACCTCGTGGACCCCTCGCGACTCGTCGAGGGGACCAAGCGGGCGGTCGGCGACCAGTGGGAGTTCTACGTCGAACCCGAACCCGTCCCCGAGGAGCGCGTGGTCGAACTGCAGGCGGGCGACGAGATAAACCTCGGCGACCACCACCTCGAAGTCTACCACGCGCCGGGCCACGCGCCCCATCAGGTCGTCTACTACGACCGCGACGACGACGCCCTCTTCACCGGCGACGCGGCGGGCATCTGGGTGCCCGAACGCGGAGAGATCTTCGAGACCTCCCCGCCGCCGAACTTCGACCTCGAGGAGTGTCTCGCCGACCTCGAAACCGTCCGGGACCTCCACCCCGAGGCACTGTTGTACACCCACTTCGGCCCCCGCGAGTACGAGGTCGGCGCGATGGACGAGTACGCCGACGTGCTGACCGAGTGGGTCGAGCGCGTGGAGGAGAAGGACGAAGAACTGGGCGACCGCGACGCTGTCGTCGAGTTCTTCGCCGACCAGACTGACATGGCCGACGTGTGGGGCGAGCGCAAGGCCCGCGAGGAGGCGAAACTGAACGTTCGAGGGGTTCTGACGTACCTTCGAAATCGGGACGGCGAGTAG
- a CDS encoding Gfo/Idh/MocA family protein, with the protein MGEDNARTDGDEAVRIGIVGAGNRGRNHALRYARIPGAEVVAVADVDEAKARNLADSHGAESYASHAEMLADADLGLDAVNLCVHAPLHAPIGVDALEAGTDVFCEKPMADSYAAARRLSEAAERTGQRLAVQNQLLYTVETRAAKAVADAGELGEVYHGVAGRSRGWAFDVENTEVAMGARRRGTPYVDGYGSPAFAREESAGGGAVYDLGSYTIGQILYLMGSPTVERVRGETFRTTPARARAAEDDEYRRRVEQSGYDVEDVGVGLVTFEDGSVLSVRASWSRYQEDESSAVVGTRGGVRLDPFEYYSTVGDVEMRASADLEEFRFRQQYLDGERGEMAYRSGLAADPLYHWVEGLAGRTDPLPTAELGLEAMLAMDGIYRSAGLGREVTREEVVEDADPTPE; encoded by the coding sequence ATGGGGGAGGACAACGCTCGAACGGACGGGGACGAGGCGGTCCGAATCGGCATCGTCGGCGCGGGCAACCGGGGCCGGAACCACGCGCTCCGCTACGCCCGGATTCCCGGCGCGGAGGTGGTCGCGGTCGCCGACGTGGACGAAGCGAAGGCCCGCAACCTCGCGGACTCCCACGGCGCGGAGAGCTACGCCAGCCACGCGGAGATGCTCGCCGACGCCGACCTCGGTCTCGACGCCGTCAATCTCTGCGTCCACGCGCCGCTCCACGCGCCCATCGGGGTGGACGCGCTCGAAGCCGGAACCGACGTGTTCTGCGAGAAGCCGATGGCCGACAGTTACGCCGCGGCCCGACGACTCTCCGAGGCGGCCGAGCGGACCGGCCAGCGACTCGCGGTCCAGAACCAACTGCTCTACACGGTCGAGACGCGGGCCGCGAAGGCGGTCGCCGACGCTGGCGAACTCGGCGAGGTGTACCACGGCGTCGCTGGCCGGTCTCGCGGGTGGGCGTTCGACGTCGAGAACACCGAGGTGGCGATGGGCGCGCGCAGGCGGGGCACCCCCTACGTCGACGGCTACGGGTCGCCCGCGTTCGCCCGCGAGGAGTCGGCGGGCGGCGGCGCGGTCTACGACCTCGGGAGCTACACCATCGGCCAGATACTCTATCTGATGGGCTCGCCGACAGTCGAGCGCGTTCGCGGCGAGACGTTCCGGACCACGCCAGCGCGCGCTCGCGCCGCCGAGGACGACGAGTACCGCCGACGCGTCGAGCAGAGCGGCTACGACGTCGAGGACGTGGGCGTCGGACTCGTCACCTTCGAGGACGGGTCGGTGCTGTCGGTCCGGGCGAGCTGGTCGCGCTATCAGGAGGACGAGTCGAGCGCGGTCGTCGGGACCCGGGGCGGCGTCCGGCTCGACCCCTTCGAGTACTACTCGACCGTCGGCGACGTGGAGATGCGCGCGAGCGCCGACCTCGAAGAGTTCCGCTTCCGCCAGCAGTACCTCGACGGCGAGCGCGGAGAGATGGCCTACAGGTCGGGACTGGCGGCCGACCCGCTCTACCACTGGGTCGAGGGACTCGCCGGGAGAACCGACCCCCTGCCGACCGCCGAGCTGGGACTCGAAGCGATGCTCGCGATGGACGGCATCTATCGGTCGGCCGGACTCGGTCGGGAGGTCACCCGCGAGGAGGTGGTCGAGGACGCCGACCCGACCCCCGAATAG
- a CDS encoding AMP-dependent synthetase/ligase: MTWRDAERAYDDEVIGRSTLSRMFEESAARHANRPAQQYKGGVYDRSLVGSALAAAPDGEFRAISYAEMRDVVRSLAAGFRDLGVGADDRVGIFSATRMEWAQCDFGLLAAGAIVTTVYRGSSPNQVAHLLGDPDASGVVVENADLLERVVRVQDSLDLEFAVLMDDPGDGVESGAGDGGGSEAGDGVASEGAAAPSDAEFDVYTLGEVYERGAAAFDETEYESWLDARDPEDLATLIYTSGTTGTPKGVRLSHWNFRSNVNQCRRRFGPRPDKGDLPVIDEGSSTVSFLPLAHVFERLAGHFLMFASGATVAYAENPETLREDFQAIGPTTGTSVPRVYERMYDAIREQAESSAVGERLFSWATDVGRRYFEADSPGPALRAQRAVADRLVFRKVRNGLGGNVDFLISGGGSLSPDLCALYHGMGLPILEGYGLTETSPVIAVNPPEEPKVGTIGPPVADVEVRVDDSMVGEEFADAEGEVGELLVKGPNVTDGYWELPEATEQAFTEEGWFRTGDIVEIRPDDYVAFRERAKGILVLSTGKNVAPGPIEDAFAASELVEQCMVVGDGQKFVSAILVPNFEAVRKRADTEGVDLPDDPEDLVGDDRVKAWLDEEVESVNERFESHEQIKQYRLVPEEFTEDNDLLTPTMKKKRRNILERFADEIDEIYAAQYGDA, encoded by the coding sequence ATGACGTGGCGTGACGCCGAACGGGCGTACGACGACGAGGTCATCGGACGGTCCACGCTGTCGCGCATGTTCGAGGAGAGCGCGGCACGGCACGCGAACCGCCCGGCACAGCAGTACAAGGGCGGCGTCTACGACCGGTCGCTGGTGGGGAGCGCGCTCGCGGCCGCTCCCGACGGCGAGTTCCGGGCCATCTCCTACGCCGAGATGCGCGATGTCGTCCGGTCGCTCGCCGCCGGATTCCGCGACCTCGGCGTCGGGGCCGACGACCGGGTGGGAATCTTCTCGGCGACCCGGATGGAGTGGGCCCAGTGCGACTTCGGCCTGCTGGCGGCGGGCGCAATCGTGACCACGGTCTACCGGGGCTCGTCGCCGAACCAGGTCGCACACCTGCTGGGCGACCCCGACGCCTCGGGCGTCGTGGTGGAGAACGCCGACCTGCTGGAGCGGGTGGTCCGAGTGCAGGACTCGCTCGACCTCGAGTTCGCGGTCCTGATGGACGACCCCGGCGACGGCGTCGAGTCGGGAGCGGGCGACGGCGGCGGGTCAGAGGCGGGCGACGGCGTCGCGTCCGAGGGGGCGGCCGCCCCCTCGGACGCGGAATTCGACGTGTACACCCTCGGCGAGGTGTACGAGCGCGGCGCGGCGGCGTTCGACGAGACCGAATACGAGTCGTGGCTCGACGCTCGGGACCCCGAGGACCTCGCGACGCTCATCTACACCTCCGGGACGACCGGCACGCCGAAGGGCGTCCGGCTCAGTCACTGGAACTTCCGGTCGAACGTCAATCAGTGTCGGCGGCGGTTCGGTCCCCGCCCCGACAAGGGCGACCTGCCGGTCATCGACGAGGGCTCCAGCACCGTCTCGTTCCTGCCGCTGGCCCACGTCTTCGAGCGACTCGCGGGCCACTTCCTCATGTTCGCCAGCGGCGCGACGGTCGCCTACGCCGAGAACCCCGAGACCCTCCGCGAGGACTTTCAGGCTATCGGGCCGACCACCGGAACGAGCGTCCCGCGGGTGTACGAGCGGATGTACGACGCCATCCGCGAGCAGGCCGAGTCGTCGGCGGTCGGCGAGCGACTGTTCTCGTGGGCGACCGACGTGGGACGGCGGTACTTCGAGGCCGACTCGCCCGGCCCGGCCCTGCGCGCCCAGCGCGCGGTCGCCGACAGACTCGTGTTCCGGAAGGTCAGGAACGGTCTCGGCGGCAACGTCGATTTCCTCATCAGCGGCGGCGGGAGCCTCTCGCCCGACCTCTGTGCGCTGTACCACGGCATGGGCCTGCCGATTCTGGAGGGGTACGGCCTGACCGAGACCTCGCCGGTCATCGCGGTCAATCCGCCCGAGGAGCCGAAGGTCGGTACCATCGGCCCGCCGGTCGCCGACGTGGAGGTCCGGGTCGACGACTCGATGGTGGGCGAGGAGTTCGCAGACGCCGAGGGCGAGGTCGGCGAACTCCTCGTGAAGGGGCCGAACGTCACCGACGGCTACTGGGAACTCCCCGAGGCGACCGAGCAGGCGTTCACCGAGGAGGGTTGGTTCCGGACCGGCGACATCGTCGAGATTCGCCCCGACGACTACGTCGCGTTCCGCGAGCGAGCCAAGGGAATCCTCGTGCTCTCGACCGGCAAGAACGTCGCCCCCGGACCCATCGAGGACGCGTTCGCCGCGAGCGAACTGGTCGAGCAGTGCATGGTGGTCGGCGACGGCCAGAAGTTCGTCTCCGCCATCCTCGTGCCGAACTTCGAGGCGGTCCGCAAGCGCGCCGACACCGAGGGCGTCGACCTGCCCGACGACCCCGAGGACCTCGTCGGCGACGACCGGGTGAAGGCGTGGCTCGACGAGGAGGTCGAGTCGGTCAACGAGCGGTTCGAGTCCCACGAGCAGATAAAGCAGTACCGGCTCGTCCCCGAGGAGTTCACCGAGGACAACGACCTGCTGACCCCGACGATGAAGAAGAAGCGCCGGAACATCCTGGAGCGGTTCGCCGACGAGATAGACGAGATATACGCGGCCCAGTACGGAGACGCCTGA
- a CDS encoding halocin C8-like domain-containing protein, giving the protein MAPDKPNRRDVLKGVSGAGIAGVAGMFSVSVAAAEGPEDEPITMLEKGRKMALARQLSKTEQFETLLETANERGYEFSWDLDDLDAARVEAGEFRRELVAYNFDTEGDHRAAIVIGRDLDTDEVELAQMDFEYYRSDGVLDRTERYEAATDVETTQLGRTTPDSGVRRRTIEPDPDAITAFVDRDAGTAGWTDFPDYLNISYCSGCYWATNRTCRLLCSTVGAFACGALGVTVVGAVSCVTFVKAVCYVANYTSGCGDDLGATICKHPVVDVCDDDESGDIIDVDIPYF; this is encoded by the coding sequence ATGGCTCCTGATAAACCCAATCGTCGTGACGTGCTGAAAGGTGTGAGCGGTGCCGGAATCGCTGGCGTGGCCGGGATGTTCTCCGTCTCGGTCGCCGCTGCGGAGGGCCCCGAGGACGAGCCCATCACGATGCTGGAGAAGGGTCGGAAGATGGCGCTCGCTCGACAGCTCTCGAAGACCGAGCAGTTCGAGACCCTCCTCGAAACGGCGAACGAGAGGGGCTACGAGTTCTCTTGGGACCTCGACGACCTCGACGCCGCGCGGGTCGAGGCCGGGGAGTTCCGGCGGGAACTCGTGGCGTACAACTTCGACACCGAGGGCGACCACCGCGCGGCCATCGTCATCGGCCGCGACCTCGACACCGACGAGGTCGAACTCGCGCAGATGGACTTCGAGTACTACCGGAGCGACGGCGTGCTCGACCGGACCGAGCGGTACGAGGCGGCGACCGACGTCGAGACGACTCAGCTCGGCCGGACCACCCCCGACTCGGGCGTCCGCCGTCGGACCATCGAACCCGACCCCGACGCGATCACCGCCTTCGTCGACCGAGACGCCGGTACCGCTGGCTGGACCGACTTCCCGGACTACCTGAACATCAGCTACTGTAGCGGCTGTTACTGGGCGACCAACAGGACGTGTCGGCTCCTCTGTAGCACCGTCGGCGCGTTCGCGTGCGGTGCCCTCGGTGTCACCGTCGTCGGTGCGGTCTCGTGTGTCACCTTCGTCAAGGCCGTCTGCTACGTCGCCAACTACACGAGCGGCTGCGGTGACGACCTCGGCGCGACGATCTGCAAGCATCCCGTGGTCGACGTCTGCGACGACGACGAGTCCGGCGACATCATCGACGTCGACATCCCGTACTTCTGA
- a CDS encoding aldehyde ferredoxin oxidoreductase family protein, which translates to MIHSEGPLLVVDVGERETHTEDIDDVLESFVGGRGVGTKLAHDRVPFDADPLGPDNRLFFTTGPMQVSTMSFTGRMNATGVSPLTEGLLSSNAGGFMSRHFADTGYGAVEIAGESGDLLAVHVTDDGVEFEEVPDLDGATVPETCEYVEESRGLDAEHVACIGPAGENEVRFASVMTTEERAFGRGGLGAVLGAKKVKAVTFEGDSRPEVDIDPIQTDVHREAATADHVMKEQGTVAVMDLANEMDGLPSYYFSEQSFEGAEGINGSAVAEKKYKKGTCSACAFACKLPTRDEEAGVETEGPEFETAMAFGSNSGIDDIVDVMKSNERCDRYGMDTISAGNTVAAYLASEDAFGDEELILDLLDKIAHREGVGDLLAEGIDRVHDELGVENWTVKGMDFAAHEGRILHGQGLSYAVANRGADHMYATFYSVEYPLVGKDEAMEPRGLEGKPERLVERENLMALNDCGVVCKFSRDFMSPERYEALLDADFEDLLAVGERTVELERHFNNRRGIDRGADRLPYDLPGFEDALSEYYAVRGWNDDGTVPDEKVSGGFGDQGAASADD; encoded by the coding sequence ATGATACACAGCGAGGGACCGCTTCTCGTCGTCGACGTCGGCGAGCGCGAGACCCACACCGAGGACATCGACGACGTGCTCGAATCGTTCGTCGGCGGCCGGGGCGTCGGGACGAAACTGGCCCACGACCGGGTCCCGTTCGACGCCGACCCGCTCGGGCCGGACAACCGCCTGTTTTTCACCACGGGGCCGATGCAGGTCTCGACCATGAGCTTCACGGGTCGGATGAACGCCACGGGCGTCTCGCCGCTGACCGAGGGGCTCCTGTCGTCGAACGCGGGCGGGTTCATGTCCCGGCACTTCGCCGACACCGGCTACGGCGCGGTCGAGATTGCGGGCGAGAGCGGCGACCTCCTCGCGGTCCACGTCACCGACGACGGCGTCGAGTTCGAGGAGGTCCCGGACCTCGACGGCGCGACCGTTCCCGAGACCTGCGAGTACGTCGAGGAGAGCCGAGGTCTCGACGCCGAGCACGTCGCCTGCATCGGTCCGGCGGGCGAGAACGAGGTCCGGTTCGCCTCCGTCATGACCACCGAGGAACGGGCGTTCGGCCGCGGGGGACTGGGCGCGGTGCTGGGCGCGAAGAAGGTCAAGGCGGTCACGTTCGAGGGCGACTCCCGGCCCGAGGTCGACATCGACCCGATCCAGACGGACGTCCACCGCGAGGCCGCGACCGCCGACCACGTCATGAAAGAGCAGGGGACGGTCGCGGTGATGGACCTCGCCAACGAGATGGACGGCCTGCCCTCCTACTACTTCTCCGAGCAGTCGTTCGAGGGCGCGGAGGGCATCAACGGCTCGGCGGTCGCCGAGAAGAAGTACAAGAAGGGGACCTGCTCGGCGTGCGCGTTCGCGTGCAAGCTCCCGACGCGCGACGAGGAAGCTGGCGTCGAGACCGAGGGGCCGGAGTTCGAGACCGCGATGGCGTTCGGGTCGAACTCCGGCATCGACGACATCGTGGACGTGATGAAGTCCAACGAGCGCTGTGACCGCTACGGCATGGACACCATCTCGGCGGGCAACACGGTCGCGGCCTACCTCGCCAGCGAGGACGCCTTCGGCGACGAGGAACTCATCCTCGACCTCCTCGATAAAATCGCCCACCGCGAGGGCGTCGGCGACCTGCTCGCGGAGGGCATCGACCGGGTTCACGACGAATTGGGCGTCGAGAACTGGACGGTCAAGGGCATGGACTTCGCGGCCCACGAGGGCCGAATCCTCCACGGACAGGGCCTCTCCTACGCGGTCGCCAACCGCGGGGCCGACCACATGTACGCGACCTTCTACTCGGTGGAGTACCCGCTGGTCGGGAAAGACGAGGCGATGGAGCCTAGGGGACTGGAAGGCAAGCCCGAGCGACTGGTCGAGCGCGAGAACCTGATGGCGCTCAACGACTGCGGGGTCGTCTGCAAGTTCTCCCGGGACTTCATGAGCCCCGAACGCTACGAGGCCCTGCTCGACGCCGACTTCGAGGACCTGCTCGCGGTCGGCGAGCGCACCGTCGAACTCGAACGCCACTTCAACAACCGCCGAGGTATCGACCGCGGGGCTGACCGCCTGCCCTACGACCTGCCGGGCTTCGAGGACGCGCTCTCGGAGTACTACGCGGTCCGGGGCTGGAACGACGACGGCACGGTGCCCGACGAGAAGGTGTCGGGCGGATTCGGAGACCAGGGTGCGGCGAGCGCGGACGACTGA
- a CDS encoding DUF3268 family zinc-finger domain-containing protein, whose amino-acid sequence MASKEMRCPYCDFRDTRVGFDERSGVLVCPDCDAILGVTNW is encoded by the coding sequence ATGGCATCGAAAGAAATGCGGTGTCCCTACTGCGATTTTCGGGATACACGCGTCGGGTTCGACGAGCGGTCGGGCGTACTCGTCTGTCCGGACTGCGACGCGATACTAGGCGTCACCAATTGGTGA